The DNA sequence CCCAGGCCGTTGCTGATGTCGGAGTTGGCGAACGGGGCCAGCCGCTCGCGCAGTTCAGCGACGTCTGTCGCGGTGTCGTAGACGTGGTCGATGGCGCGGCGGTCGTCATACAGGACGTTGGCGGCGTACAGCGAGAGGGCCGCCTCGGTGTCGCTGGTGATCGCCCTCGTCCAGCGCTCGGCGTGGTCTTGTCCTCGGCTCATCGGCGTGCAGCTCCCTGGTCAGATCTGGTGTACGTGCGGCTCGAGCGGCGTCGCGGCAGACCTTCGCGCAGCCCGTGGGCTCACAGGTGCCAGCTCGTGGGCTCGCGCGGCCCCGCGGCCCCGCGGCTCGGGGTCGGCGCGGCTCGCGGTTCATGCGGCTCGCGGTTCATGCGGTTCGCGGTCGGTGCGGTGCGCCGTCGCGCATCAGCTGGCGCGCATCAGCTGGCGCGCGTCGCGGCTGCGACCGGCGGCCCGGCGACACCACCGTGGACTGACAGCGGCAGGCCGATCGCGGCGAGTGGGGCGACCGCGTCCCAGTAGGTCGACTCGCGCCTGATGCGCCCGTCGGTGTCGTAGACGTGGAAGGTCTGACCGCTGGTGCTGAAGGGCTTTCCGGCGGTGGGCACGCCGAGGAAGGCCGCGGCCCCGTCAGGTTCCCAGGACCACCGGATGATGCCGCTGCGGGAATCGCCGATGTACTCGTCGATGCGGAAGCAGTTGATGCCGATCCCGTTGTCCCGGTCCGCGTTCGCATACGGGGCGAAGACCCGGTGCAGCTCCTCTTTGTCGGTGATGGACTGGTCTAAGATCAGATCCTCGAAGAGGAAGTCGTCGGCGTAGAGAGCGCAGACCTTCTCCGCGCTCTCACGGAACGCCTTCAACCAGAGTACGGCGAATCGGTACGAGGACATGCAGGTTCCTTTCCTGCTACTTAACGAAATGCCGCGGCAGGCCGTCGGCTTGTCCCCGAACCGTAGATTGATCCGACGCCGGGCGCGTCACCCCTCGGGGTCAAAGACACCTCCCCTTGGGGTGAAACGCGTGGGTGACGTCAGGACACGGTCTGGATCTGGCCGCAGACCGGCCCGTCCCCGACGAGCTGATAGCTCTGCCCGGTGGGGTCAACCTGGACGACGTTGAGGCAGGCGCTCGGCAGCGTGTAGGTGCTCAGGTCGATTGCCGGGCGCACCAGCCCGCCGCCGTCGTAGTGCCGGACCGAGCGCAGCGCGTCGATGAACCCGGCCCGGGACGGGCAGGGCCCGGCCTCCTTGAGGCCCCGCAGCATCAGATCGGCGGCGAGCCAGCCGTTGAGCGCCAGCTGGTTCTCCTGCACGGTGATCTCGGGGGCGTACTGCGTCAGGGCGTTGAAGTACTCCTGGTGGGCGGGCAGTCCGAGTTCGAAGGGGGCGGTCACCTGGCCGATGTACATGCCCGCGAGCACGGGGCCGGTGCTGATGAGTGACGCCCTGTCGTATCCGTTGGGGAACAGCGGGACGGCGATCCGCGCACCCGCCTCCCGCAGCGCCGACGCCAGCTCGCCCCAGATTTCGGGGGTGACGACCCCGGTCACGACGTCGGCCTGGGCGGCGACGATCGCCTCGGCCATCCGGTCGACGTTCGACAGGGAATAGAGCCGGAGATTCGTGTATACCGTCGGGATGCCTGCCCAGCGCATGCTGGCCGAAAGGGTTGTGGCGAGCTCCTGTGAGGACGGGACGTTGACGACCGCGAGTACCGCCGCCCGGGTGCCGCCCTGTTGGCGGGCGATCTGACCCCAGGCGGTGGTCACGGCGGTCTGGCTGACCAGTGAGGACCAGGTGAACATGTTCCTGTGGTTGTTCCAGACGGCGGAGGGGCCGAGGCCGGTGACCGGCACGCCCTGCGCGTCCAGGTAATGCGCCGAACCGGCCTCGGCGACCGACCCCTCGATCACGGCGAAGACCTGCTCCTTCTCGACGAGGCGAATGGCCTCCGTCAGGTTGGTCTCCGTGTTCGCCCTGTCGTCCGCCCTGGTGTAGGTGATCTCGCGGCCGTGGACGCCGCCGCGGGAGTTCTCGATCTCCAGGCGGGCCGCCAGTCCGTCGCGGAACCCCCGGAATGTCGTGGAGAAGCTGCCGGAGTCCGGGTACAGGACACCGAGCTCAATGGCGTCCGGCTCCACTCCGGGGGAGATGCACGCCGCCGCCGGTGTACTCGTTTCGCCAGCGCTGCAGGCTCCGGCGGCGATGAGCGCCGTCGCGAGTAAGGCGGCGGTCATCACAGCCCGTAGCCGTCGCCGCGCCTGCCGGGCATTGCCACCACTGCCGCGTGGCCCTGTGCGGGCCCCGTCCCGTTCCGCGACCGGGATGGTGCTCGGCGTTTGCATCGGATTCTCCGTTCAGCAGGGTGTCCGGTAACAGGGATGGAAATCTGAAGTTCGCGGAATGAGCCGCTCTGACGGAGGAGTCAGGCCGCTCCCTGGGGGGAACGCCGAACGGTGACGCGTGGCCGGCCTTCCCCGCGCCGGTCCGCGCCTCACTCCGTCGAAGGGCGGAAGCTCTCCCCGAGGGCGATTCGTCTCAGGTTCGTCTCAAATACGTTCGGTTCCATACGGCCGATGCTGGCGAGAAGACGAGGAGTGATTCGGCGAATGGGCAAGCACGATGTCGAGATGACCCCGGACGAGCAGGCGGAGGTGTTACAGGCGGCTCGCTCGCTGGCGAAGGAGTTCGCCGAGATCGGGCCGGGGGCTGACGCGGAGAACCGTTTCCCGGTCGAGCTCGTCGCGCGGTACAAGGAGAGCGGTCTGGTGCCGCTCGCGGTGCCGAAGAAGTACGGCGGCCTGGGCGCCGACATCTGGACGACCGCGCGTGTCTCCCGCGAGCTCGCGAAGGGTGACCCAGCCATCGCGCTGGCCTTCAACATGCACCAGACGATGGTGGGAATCTTCCGCGGGCTGCTCGACGAGCCGACCCGGGAGCGGGTCTTCGGGCAGGTCGTCCGTGAAGAGAAGATCATCTGTGGCCCGTTCAGCGAGGATCGGGCCGGCCTCTCCGGGCTCGCGGACACGATCGCGGTGCCCGACGAAAGCGGTGGCTGGCGCATCACCGGTAAGAAGACCTGGGCCACGCTGTGCCTCGGGGCCGACATCATCGCGTTCAACGCGACGATCACCGATCCCGACGGAGTGCTCCCGACCGACTTCCAGGACCACGCCTCGCGCGAAGCCGTGTTCGTCCTGCCCATGAACAGCCCGGGAATCAGCGTCGTCGAGACCTGGGACACGATGGGCATGCGTGCTACGGGCACGCACACCGTGGTGTTCGACAAGGTTCTGGCACCCACCGACTCCTACGGCGGGAACTTCCGCCAGGGACTTTTCGGCGAGTTCGAATGGGCCTCGATGAGCTTCGCGGGTGTCTACTGCGGGCTCGCCGAGAAGGCCTACCTTGAGACCCGCGAGATTCTGAAGAAGAAGACGCTCGGCGCGACGATGGAGGGATCCGACGTCGCGCTCAAGGGCGTCGGGTACGTGCAGCACGGGCTCGGGCGGATGTGCCTGGAGACCGAGGCCGCCATCCGTACGCTGGAGGCGACCGCCCGCATCCTCATCGACGGACGCGACGCCGAGTGGAACCCGATCGCGCGGACGGCATTCCTCGACGTCGCCAAGGTCACCACGACCGAGACCGCGATCCGGGTCACCGACACGGCGTTGCGGCTGGTCGGCGGCTCCTCGTTCCGCCGCGGACACGTCCTTGAGCGCCTCTATCGGGACGCACGCGGCGGCCCCTTCCACCCCATGACCACGGACCAGGCATATGACCTGCTGGGCCGCAGCGAACTGGGCCTGCTCGGCGCACCGTAGACGAGTCCGGAACGCCGTTCGCTGCCGGATGTTCGTCACCTTGGCTGCCGAGCATCCCACCGTTCGGACGCCCGCGGCCGATCCGAATCGGCCGCGGGCCTCCATGCCTGACCTGCCCCGCTCGTGCCGAGGCTGGCGGCGATGGCCTGCGAGCGGTTCGCGACGCCGAGCTTGCGCAGAATGTGCTTCACGTGTGACTTCACCGTCTCCTCGGTGATGATCAGACGTTCGGCGATCACGCTGTTCGTCGCGCCCGCGATCATCAGCTCGAAGACCTCCGCCTCGCGGACGGTCAGCTTCCCGAGCACACGTGGCCCGGGGGCCGGGGAGCCGGGGACAGGTGCGTCGCGGGCCATCGCGCCGGCGGATGCGTCGGGCAGAAGGTCGATCCTCGCCTCACAGATCTCGTCCATGGAACGTGCGGTCGTCGACAGAACACCGCGTACCAGGTCCCGGTGGGCTCGCAGGCGCTCCATCAGCGCGAGCCGTTCGAAGACGTGGCCGAAGCCCGCGGCGAAGGACCAGAGCACCTCGCGATCGAAATCATCCACGCGCTTCGGTGAGGGGAAGTGGTCGGCGTGTAACAGACCGACCACCTCGTTCCCGCGCATGACGGGGGCCACCACGTAGGACGTGGACCGGCCCGATTCGATGATAATCGGCCGGTGCACCGCGGCACTTTCGGTGTCCTGGACGAGCGCGGGACCGTGCCCGGCGAGCAGCAGGGTCTCCGGCGCCTGCGCGGCGAGCGGAATGGGCTGGTCGATCCACTCCGCGAACCACGACTGGAACTCGTGGTCGTTGCTGAAGAAGGCCGTCCACGGCCGCCAGGTGTGGTGTTCCACCCGGGAGAGCACCGCGCGGCCGAAGCCGCATCTGCCGACCAGCTCCTGGCACGCCTGGGTGAACAGGTCCGTCGAACTCGACAGGTCGCGTAGCCGGCGCAGTCCGGTTGCGCAGTCGGCCAGTCGCCGGGCCCGGCTCTCCAGTTCGTGCTCGCAGAGCTCGACACCGAGTTCGTGCAGATTGAGCACCAGCTCGCAGAGCCGCCGCGCGCCCGGGGCGTCGGGGTCACCGCAGCAGCGCAGCCATTCCACGCACGCCTCGGCAAGCGCTGAGACCATCGTCCAGGTCGCCGTCCAGTCCTGGGCCACGGACGCGGGAGCGGCACGTCCCCGCGTGCTGCGGCCCGAACGCGGCTCGCCGAGCGCCTCGTGGACCGCCGCGCGCAGGGAGTCGACCCGGGCGGCGA is a window from the Parafrankia irregularis genome containing:
- a CDS encoding acyl-CoA dehydrogenase family protein — its product is MGKHDVEMTPDEQAEVLQAARSLAKEFAEIGPGADAENRFPVELVARYKESGLVPLAVPKKYGGLGADIWTTARVSRELAKGDPAIALAFNMHQTMVGIFRGLLDEPTRERVFGQVVREEKIICGPFSEDRAGLSGLADTIAVPDESGGWRITGKKTWATLCLGADIIAFNATITDPDGVLPTDFQDHASREAVFVLPMNSPGISVVETWDTMGMRATGTHTVVFDKVLAPTDSYGGNFRQGLFGEFEWASMSFAGVYCGLAEKAYLETREILKKKTLGATMEGSDVALKGVGYVQHGLGRMCLETEAAIRTLEATARILIDGRDAEWNPIARTAFLDVAKVTTTETAIRVTDTALRLVGGSSFRRGHVLERLYRDARGGPFHPMTTDQAYDLLGRSELGLLGAP
- a CDS encoding ketosteroid isomerase-related protein, translated to MSSYRFAVLWLKAFRESAEKVCALYADDFLFEDLILDQSITDKEELHRVFAPYANADRDNGIGINCFRIDEYIGDSRSGIIRWSWEPDGAAAFLGVPTAGKPFSTSGQTFHVYDTDGRIRRESTYWDAVAPLAAIGLPLSVHGGVAGPPVAAATRAS
- a CDS encoding ABC transporter substrate-binding protein, which produces MQTPSTIPVAERDGARTGPRGSGGNARQARRRLRAVMTAALLATALIAAGACSAGETSTPAAACISPGVEPDAIELGVLYPDSGSFSTTFRGFRDGLAARLEIENSRGGVHGREITYTRADDRANTETNLTEAIRLVEKEQVFAVIEGSVAEAGSAHYLDAQGVPVTGLGPSAVWNNHRNMFTWSSLVSQTAVTTAWGQIARQQGGTRAAVLAVVNVPSSQELATTLSASMRWAGIPTVYTNLRLYSLSNVDRMAEAIVAAQADVVTGVVTPEIWGELASALREAGARIAVPLFPNGYDRASLISTGPVLAGMYIGQVTAPFELGLPAHQEYFNALTQYAPEITVQENQLALNGWLAADLMLRGLKEAGPCPSRAGFIDALRSVRHYDGGGLVRPAIDLSTYTLPSACLNVVQVDPTGQSYQLVGDGPVCGQIQTVS
- a CDS encoding helix-turn-helix transcriptional regulator, with translation MTAASSRRGARTLFPAATGDRSWRQREGTLAARVDSLRAAVHEALGEPRSGRSTRGRAAPASVAQDWTATWTMVSALAEACVEWLRCCGDPDAPGARRLCELVLNLHELGVELCEHELESRARRLADCATGLRRLRDLSSSTDLFTQACQELVGRCGFGRAVLSRVEHHTWRPWTAFFSNDHEFQSWFAEWIDQPIPLAAQAPETLLLAGHGPALVQDTESAAVHRPIIIESGRSTSYVVAPVMRGNEVVGLLHADHFPSPKRVDDFDREVLWSFAAGFGHVFERLALMERLRAHRDLVRGVLSTTARSMDEICEARIDLLPDASAGAMARDAPVPGSPAPGPRVLGKLTVREAEVFELMIAGATNSVIAERLIITEETVKSHVKHILRKLGVANRSQAIAASLGTSGAGQAWRPAADSDRPRASERWDARQPR